In the Pseudanabaena sp. PCC 7367 genome, one interval contains:
- a CDS encoding glycosyltransferase, with protein MKVSVILPTKDRGPAIAETIESLLELDFPVEAHEVVIVDNLSSPENQKQLQGFATDHSDRIKYVREPKLGLCNARNCGIEYSQGEILVFLDDDAIVPKYWLTNIIKPFEDPQVFAVGGKVIAQYTTPPPDWIDKRLGMYISNFDHGEELLQLFYNEYPRGANMAFRRTAFAKIGLFLDCFDRKGNSLMSYGDIEICYRVEQAGYKVMYVPDAEILHLIRGDRLNQEWFQRRFYWQGRSEGLFELLHFGRKHILKKLPNHLKQSFTGDRYDQLHHRGFMVAILLNFFRQKFE; from the coding sequence GTGAAGGTATCGGTTATTTTACCCACCAAGGACAGGGGGCCAGCGATCGCCGAGACGATCGAATCCCTGCTAGAACTTGACTTTCCAGTCGAGGCGCATGAGGTGGTGATTGTTGATAATTTGTCCAGTCCTGAGAATCAAAAACAACTTCAGGGTTTTGCAACTGATCATAGCGATCGGATTAAGTATGTGCGCGAACCCAAGCTGGGCTTATGTAATGCCCGTAACTGCGGTATTGAGTATAGCCAGGGTGAAATTTTAGTATTTCTGGACGATGATGCGATCGTGCCAAAATATTGGCTCACAAACATAATTAAGCCTTTTGAAGACCCGCAGGTGTTTGCCGTTGGCGGTAAAGTAATCGCCCAATACACCACCCCTCCGCCGGATTGGATCGACAAGCGGCTGGGCATGTACATCAGCAATTTTGATCATGGCGAAGAGCTATTGCAGCTTTTTTATAATGAATATCCCCGTGGTGCGAATATGGCATTTCGGCGCACTGCCTTTGCCAAAATTGGTTTGTTTTTGGACTGCTTCGATCGCAAGGGCAACTCTTTGATGAGCTATGGCGATATTGAAATTTGCTATCGGGTTGAACAGGCAGGCTACAAAGTTATGTATGTACCCGATGCCGAGATTTTGCACCTGATTCGGGGCGATCGCCTCAACCAAGAATGGTTTCAACGGCGGTTCTATTGGCAGGGGCGATCGGAAGGATTGTTTGAATTACTCCACTTTGGCCGCAAACATATTCTGAAAAAATTGCCCAACCACCTCAAACAGAGCTTTACCGGCGATCGCTATGATCAACTGCACCATCGTGGTTTTATGGTGGCGATCTTGCTTAATTTCTTCCGCCAGAAGTTTGAATAG